In Pedobacter heparinus DSM 2366, the following are encoded in one genomic region:
- the argB gene encoding acetylglutamate kinase, with the protein MKKTLNVIKIGGNVIDSSEKLHQFLLDFTALPGDKILIHGGGKVATELGVSLGVEAKMVEGRRITDIETLRVVTMVYAGLINKNMVAQLQARGCNAIGLSGADGNVIKAVKRPVKDIDWGFVGDLDQDSVSTETLGSLLNAGLVPVLCAITHDGDAQLLNTNADTIASAVAVAMSSQYETALIYCFEKRGVMRDVEDEDSLVAEIRMHEFDTLKNEGVVSGGMIPKLHNAFEAIKSGVAAVYIGKADELPQINGGNFGTRLIQ; encoded by the coding sequence ATGAAGAAAACACTCAATGTAATTAAGATAGGTGGAAATGTAATTGACAGTTCAGAAAAGCTGCATCAGTTTTTGCTGGATTTTACTGCGCTTCCGGGCGATAAGATTTTAATTCATGGCGGTGGAAAGGTGGCTACCGAACTGGGCGTGTCTTTGGGTGTTGAAGCTAAAATGGTTGAGGGCAGGCGTATTACTGATATAGAGACACTTAGGGTGGTTACGATGGTGTATGCCGGTCTGATCAATAAAAATATGGTGGCCCAACTGCAGGCAAGGGGCTGCAATGCAATCGGTTTAAGTGGTGCCGATGGAAATGTGATCAAAGCTGTAAAACGACCTGTAAAGGATATTGACTGGGGTTTTGTGGGCGACCTGGATCAGGACTCAGTTTCAACGGAAACATTGGGTAGTTTGTTAAATGCAGGATTAGTGCCGGTACTGTGTGCGATTACCCATGACGGGGATGCCCAGCTGCTGAATACCAATGCGGATACCATTGCTTCGGCTGTGGCGGTGGCCATGTCTTCACAATATGAAACCGCGCTGATCTATTGCTTTGAAAAAAGAGGGGTAATGCGTGATGTTGAAGATGAAGATTCTTTGGTTGCAGAGATCAGGATGCATGAGTTTGATACTTTAAAAAATGAAGGTGTGGTTTCTGGAGGAATGATCCCTAAATTGCACAATGCTTTTGAAGCAATAAAAAGTGGGGTTGCCGCTGTGTATATTGGTAAGGCTGATGAATTACCACAAATTAACGGAGGCAATTTCGGAACCAGATTAATTCAATAA
- a CDS encoding aspartate aminotransferase family protein produces the protein MNLFDVYPLNNIEIVKASGSKVWDAAGQEYLDLYGGHAVISIGHTHPHYVKRLTEQLNKVGFYSNSVLIPLQAELAEKLGKVSGKTDYQLFLCNSGAEANENALKLASFYNGRKKIIAFKGAFHGRTSLAVAATDNPKIIAPVNETDNVVFLPHNDEDALAAAFAAYGNEIAAVIIEGIQGVGGIKEASVSFLQKIRSLCDAYNAVYIADSVQCGYGRTGKFYSHDYAGVDADVYTMAKGMGNGFPVAGIAIAPKFKPWHGMLGTTFGGNHLACAAGLAVLEIIEQDNLLKNAAEVGSYLIEELKKIEGINEVRGRGLMIGIDLPESSANVKKDLLFKHKIFTGEAKPNVIRLLPALNLTKDQADQFLNDFKIALKG, from the coding sequence ATGAACTTATTCGACGTATATCCACTAAACAATATAGAAATAGTAAAAGCATCAGGCAGTAAAGTGTGGGATGCCGCAGGTCAGGAATATCTTGACCTTTATGGCGGTCATGCTGTAATTTCTATCGGTCATACCCATCCACATTATGTAAAGCGTTTAACCGAACAGCTGAATAAGGTTGGGTTTTACTCCAATTCCGTTTTAATCCCATTGCAGGCTGAGCTTGCGGAGAAACTGGGTAAGGTATCGGGTAAAACAGACTACCAGTTGTTCCTGTGTAACTCAGGTGCCGAGGCCAATGAAAATGCTTTAAAACTGGCCTCATTTTATAATGGCAGAAAAAAAATAATTGCTTTTAAAGGCGCTTTCCATGGCAGAACATCTTTAGCGGTTGCGGCTACAGACAATCCAAAGATCATTGCCCCGGTAAATGAAACAGACAATGTCGTTTTTTTGCCCCATAACGATGAGGATGCATTAGCAGCGGCTTTTGCAGCTTATGGAAATGAAATTGCTGCAGTAATTATTGAAGGCATACAGGGCGTTGGCGGAATAAAAGAAGCTTCGGTAAGCTTTTTACAGAAGATCCGTTCACTTTGCGATGCATACAACGCCGTTTACATTGCCGATAGTGTGCAATGTGGTTATGGCAGGACCGGCAAATTTTATTCGCACGACTATGCAGGCGTTGATGCCGATGTATACACCATGGCAAAAGGCATGGGGAATGGTTTCCCTGTTGCGGGGATTGCTATTGCCCCTAAGTTTAAACCATGGCATGGTATGCTGGGTACCACCTTTGGAGGTAATCACCTGGCCTGTGCAGCGGGTTTGGCGGTGCTGGAAATTATTGAACAGGACAATTTGCTGAAAAATGCAGCAGAGGTAGGAAGTTACCTGATTGAAGAACTGAAAAAAATAGAGGGCATAAATGAAGTGCGTGGACGTGGCCTGATGATTGGGATAGACCTTCCTGAAAGCTCAGCAAATGTAAAGAAGGACCTCTTGTTTAAGCATAAAATCTTTACCGGAGAGGCAAAGCCTAATGTAATCAGGCTATTGCCAGCTTTAAATTTAACTAAGGATCAGGCAGATCAATTTTTAAATGACTTTAAAATCGCTTTAAAAGGATGA
- a CDS encoding YbaB/EbfC family nucleoid-associated protein: MFDKLMAAQQKADEIKKRLDTISVFAEVEGGAIRITATANKAITAVEIKEDFYKEADKEELEELLLTAINKALTQAEQVSAAEMQAATKDMLGGLGGMFGG, from the coding sequence ATGTTCGATAAACTGATGGCCGCGCAGCAAAAGGCCGATGAAATAAAAAAAAGGCTCGACACCATTTCGGTTTTCGCCGAAGTTGAAGGTGGTGCAATTCGCATAACGGCTACTGCAAACAAAGCCATTACTGCTGTAGAAATTAAAGAAGACTTTTATAAAGAGGCCGATAAAGAAGAATTGGAAGAGCTGTTGCTTACGGCCATAAACAAAGCCCTGACACAGGCAGAACAGGTAAGTGCTGCCGAAATGCAGGCCGCAACCAAAGACATGCTTGGAGGCCTGGGCGGCATGTTCGGTGGCTAA
- a CDS encoding NAD(P)/FAD-dependent oxidoreductase — protein sequence MMDIRSNEPFWLVKNGIKHAYPSLRESATCEVLVVGAGITGALMAHALIKKGYNTILIDKREIAYGSTSATTSMLQYEIDVPLYQLKELIGEQGAIASYKACRDAIYKLENLVQEVGSECSFEKKESVYFAGKSKDVAWLKKEYEARKLAGFEVKWLEKKEIKAIYGLLAEGAILSAEGGSVDAFCLAHDLIHYNVEKGLKVFDKTALKKVKYEKNGVTVLLDTGAEIKAGKIIYCTGYETQNMLPDKVVDLKSTYAMISERGDVHEKICEHTLFWNTDKPYLYMRTTDEGRMLVGGEDENFKNAIRRDLLLNKKRDKLMKTLKKYLPETKFIEDFCWCGTFGETKDGLPYIGAHPKFPDSYFLLGFGGNGITFSVTGADMITEMMEGRPDLLSHYFRFQR from the coding sequence ATGATGGATATACGGTCTAATGAACCCTTCTGGCTGGTAAAAAATGGAATAAAACATGCTTATCCTTCTTTGCGGGAAAGCGCAACTTGTGAAGTGCTGGTTGTTGGTGCTGGCATTACCGGAGCATTAATGGCCCATGCTTTGATCAAAAAAGGCTATAACACTATTTTGATAGACAAAAGAGAAATTGCTTATGGCAGTACATCTGCCACTACTTCTATGCTGCAGTATGAAATAGATGTTCCTTTGTACCAATTGAAAGAACTGATTGGAGAGCAAGGGGCAATTGCCAGCTATAAAGCTTGCAGGGATGCGATTTACAAACTGGAAAACCTGGTGCAGGAGGTCGGATCGGAATGTAGTTTTGAAAAAAAGGAGTCGGTTTATTTTGCGGGGAAAAGTAAAGATGTAGCCTGGCTGAAAAAAGAATATGAGGCCCGTAAATTAGCCGGATTTGAAGTAAAGTGGCTGGAAAAAAAAGAGATAAAAGCTATTTATGGATTGCTGGCTGAAGGAGCGATCTTATCTGCTGAGGGAGGAAGTGTGGATGCATTTTGCCTGGCGCATGACCTCATCCATTACAATGTGGAGAAAGGCCTGAAGGTTTTTGATAAAACAGCACTGAAAAAGGTAAAATATGAAAAAAATGGTGTTACTGTGCTGCTGGATACCGGAGCAGAGATAAAGGCCGGAAAGATTATTTACTGTACGGGTTACGAAACACAAAACATGCTGCCCGATAAAGTGGTGGATTTAAAAAGTACATATGCCATGATCAGTGAGCGGGGAGATGTACACGAAAAAATTTGTGAGCATACTTTATTCTGGAATACGGATAAGCCTTACTTGTACATGCGTACAACCGATGAGGGCCGCATGCTGGTTGGTGGGGAGGATGAAAACTTCAAAAATGCAATACGCCGGGACCTGCTGCTGAATAAAAAGAGAGATAAGCTGATGAAGACATTAAAAAAATATCTGCCCGAAACCAAATTTATTGAAGACTTTTGCTGGTGTGGAACTTTTGGTGAAACAAAAGACGGGTTACCCTATATCGGGGCACACCCTAAATTCCCGGATAGTTATTTTCTTTTGGGCTTTGGAGGGAACGGAATTACCTTTTCGGTAACAGGTGCGGACATGATCACGGAAATGATGGAAGGCAGGCCCGACTTATTATCGCACTATTTCAGGTTTCAACGTTAA
- a CDS encoding acetylornithine carbamoyltransferase, with protein sequence MNQFTSVNDVQDIGQLVKDALALKENPYAHQHLGKNKTLGLVFLNPSLRTRLSAQKAALNLGMNVMVMNMDKEGWALETQDGVVMNGTTVEHIREAAAVMGQYCDVLGLRSFPKLLNRDEDYNEDFFNKFIKYCKVPVVSLESATRHPLQSLADLVTIKETWKAGGKPKVVLAWAPHIKALPQAVPNSFAEWMCKAQEEGMLDFTIAQPKGYELSEDFTPGANITYNLDEALAGADYIYVKNWSSYKEYGKVLTYPEGWMLNNDKLKETNDAKVMHCLPVRRDLELSSEILDGPNSLVIHEAGNRLWAAQAVLKQMLEKL encoded by the coding sequence ATGAATCAATTTACTTCAGTAAATGATGTGCAGGACATAGGCCAGTTGGTTAAGGACGCACTTGCACTAAAGGAAAACCCTTATGCGCACCAGCATTTGGGTAAAAACAAGACGCTTGGCCTTGTTTTTCTGAACCCGAGCTTACGTACCCGTTTAAGTGCCCAAAAGGCGGCCCTTAATTTGGGTATGAACGTGATGGTGATGAACATGGACAAAGAAGGCTGGGCATTGGAAACGCAGGATGGCGTGGTGATGAACGGCACTACAGTAGAACATATCCGTGAGGCTGCTGCGGTAATGGGGCAGTATTGTGATGTTTTAGGCTTACGGTCTTTTCCTAAGCTGCTAAACAGAGATGAGGATTATAATGAAGATTTCTTCAATAAGTTCATAAAATATTGTAAGGTGCCGGTGGTAAGTTTAGAAAGCGCTACACGGCATCCTTTGCAAAGCCTGGCAGACCTGGTAACAATTAAGGAAACCTGGAAAGCCGGGGGCAAACCTAAGGTTGTACTGGCCTGGGCACCGCACATTAAGGCCTTACCGCAGGCGGTACCTAATTCATTTGCCGAATGGATGTGCAAGGCACAGGAGGAAGGAATGCTCGATTTTACCATAGCACAGCCTAAAGGCTATGAACTGAGTGAAGATTTTACACCGGGTGCGAACATTACTTATAATCTGGACGAGGCTTTGGCCGGGGCCGATTATATTTATGTCAAAAACTGGTCGAGTTATAAAGAGTATGGTAAAGTGCTTACCTATCCTGAAGGCTGGATGCTGAACAATGACAAATTAAAAGAGACCAATGATGCTAAAGTGATGCACTGTTTGCCCGTAAGAAGGGATTTGGAACTCTCATCAGAAATACTGGATGGGCCTAACTCATTGGTGATACACGAGGCAGGAAACCGTTTATGGGCAGCGCAGGCGGTATTGAAGCAAATGTTGGAGAAACTGTAA
- a CDS encoding M20 family metallo-hydrolase, whose translation MESDLFKESIKRDAVELLKQLISIPSFSKEEDKTADAIEAFLQQRNIKTHRKLNNIWAYNKYFDAAKPTLLLNSHHDTVKPNSGYTRDPYAATVEDDKLYGLGSNDAGGCLVSLIATFLYYYDQEGLNYNICLAATAEEEISGNNGLECILPDLGELEFAIVGEPTLMNLAIAERGLLVLDCTSYGKAGHAAREEGDNAIYKALKDIEWFRNYRFSKVSEMFGPLKMSVTIINAGSQHNVVPASCIFTVDVRVTDAYTNEEVLKIIRTNVDCEVVPRSIRLKPSSIDKEHPIVQSGIALGRTTYGSPTTSDQALLSIPSLKVGPGDSARSHMADEYVHLSEIEKGIGLYIEMLKPVVNGK comes from the coding sequence ATGGAAAGCGATTTATTTAAGGAAAGTATTAAGAGGGATGCGGTAGAATTATTGAAACAATTGATCAGCATCCCATCTTTCAGTAAAGAAGAAGATAAGACCGCAGATGCAATTGAGGCTTTCCTGCAGCAGCGGAATATAAAAACACACCGTAAGCTGAACAACATCTGGGCATACAACAAATATTTTGATGCGGCTAAGCCAACCCTGCTCTTAAATTCACATCATGATACCGTGAAGCCAAACTCGGGCTATACGCGCGATCCTTACGCGGCTACAGTGGAAGATGACAAATTGTATGGGCTGGGTAGTAATGATGCCGGAGGCTGCCTGGTATCGCTTATAGCAACCTTTCTTTATTATTATGATCAGGAAGGTTTAAATTATAACATCTGTCTGGCTGCTACAGCTGAAGAAGAGATTTCAGGCAACAATGGCCTGGAATGCATACTGCCCGACCTTGGGGAGCTGGAATTTGCCATTGTAGGAGAGCCTACCCTGATGAACCTGGCCATTGCAGAACGGGGTTTGCTGGTGCTGGACTGTACCAGCTATGGAAAGGCCGGGCATGCTGCACGTGAAGAAGGTGACAATGCCATTTATAAGGCGCTAAAGGATATAGAATGGTTCCGCAATTATCGTTTTTCGAAGGTGTCCGAAATGTTTGGCCCTTTAAAAATGTCGGTTACCATTATTAATGCAGGCTCGCAGCACAACGTAGTGCCCGCTTCCTGTATTTTTACAGTTGATGTGAGGGTAACTGATGCCTATACCAATGAGGAAGTGTTAAAGATTATCCGGACCAATGTGGACTGCGAGGTTGTACCCCGCTCTATCCGGCTAAAACCTTCGTCAATTGATAAGGAACATCCCATCGTACAGTCGGGTATTGCCCTTGGAAGGACAACTTATGGTTCACCTACCACATCGGACCAGGCCTTATTGAGCATTCCTTCCTTAAAGGTTGGTCCTGGTGATTCTGCGCGGTCGCACATGGCGGATGAGTATGTTCACCTGAGCGAAATTGAAAAGGGGATCGGACTTTATATAGAAATGCTGAAGCCGGTTGTTAACGGGAAATAA
- the argC gene encoding N-acetyl-gamma-glutamyl-phosphate reductase has protein sequence MKVRAGIVGGAGYTGGEMLRILVNHPSVEIKFVQSKSNAGNRIADVHTDLLGDTDLRFTDALSQDIDVLFLCVGHGDARKFLEANDIATGIKIIDLSQDFRLKANAGGKWVYGLPELNRELIKKASYIANPGCFATCIQLGLLPLAAKGLLKNEVHLNATTGSTGAGQSLSATSHFSWRNNNLSVYKAFEHQHLNEIGESLKQLDPVFDQVINFIPQRGDFTRGILAAIYLESDLTAEEAQRIYEDYYAAHPFTHVSRKNIDLKQVVNTNKALVHVEKHGNKLFIVSITDNLLKGASGQAVQNMNLIFGLPEAEGLRLKAQAF, from the coding sequence ATGAAGGTTAGAGCAGGTATAGTTGGCGGTGCCGGATATACCGGGGGTGAAATGCTCCGTATACTGGTAAACCATCCTTCGGTTGAGATTAAGTTTGTGCAAAGCAAGAGCAATGCCGGCAATAGGATTGCTGATGTGCATACTGACTTGCTCGGGGATACGGACTTAAGGTTCACGGATGCGCTTTCACAGGATATTGATGTGCTGTTTCTCTGCGTTGGCCATGGCGATGCCAGGAAATTTCTTGAGGCAAATGATATTGCCACAGGGATTAAGATCATAGACCTGAGCCAGGATTTCAGGTTAAAGGCCAATGCTGGTGGCAAATGGGTGTATGGTTTGCCAGAATTAAATCGTGAGCTGATCAAAAAGGCAAGTTATATTGCCAACCCGGGCTGTTTTGCAACCTGTATTCAACTGGGGCTGCTACCATTGGCAGCTAAGGGATTATTGAAAAACGAGGTACACCTGAATGCCACAACAGGATCAACAGGAGCGGGACAAAGCTTGTCGGCAACCTCACATTTCAGCTGGCGTAACAATAACCTGTCGGTATATAAAGCTTTTGAACATCAACACCTGAATGAAATTGGGGAGAGTTTAAAACAACTGGACCCTGTATTTGATCAGGTCATAAATTTTATACCGCAGCGGGGAGATTTTACCAGAGGCATACTTGCTGCGATATATCTGGAAAGCGATTTAACCGCTGAAGAGGCCCAGCGCATTTATGAAGATTATTATGCTGCACATCCTTTTACGCATGTAAGCAGGAAAAATATTGATTTAAAACAGGTGGTGAACACCAATAAAGCACTGGTACATGTGGAAAAACATGGTAACAAGCTGTTTATTGTAAGTATAACCGATAATTTGTTAAAAGGTGCCAGCGGACAGGCGGTGCAGAATATGAATTTAATTTTTGGATTGCCGGAAGCTGAAGGACTGCGGCTTAAGGCCCAGGCATTCTAA
- the argG gene encoding argininosuccinate synthase, giving the protein MKKKVVLAFSGGLDTSFCCIYLAQDRGLEVHSVIVNTGGFSDEELKEIEKRAYALGVASHAVVDETENYYNSCIRYLVFGNVLKNATYPLSVSAERVSQATAIANYVKKIGADYVAHGSTGAGNDQVRFDMIFNIIIPEVEIITPIRDLKLSREAEIEYLNAHGVEYSAEKARYSINKGLWGTSVGGKETLTSNETLPEEAWPTQVSESKARKLELSFEKGELVAIDGERFEPVRAIQKLQAIAQPYGIGRDIHVGDTIIGIKGRVGFEAAAPVLIIKAHHTLEKHTLTKWQLSWKEQLSSFYGNWLHEGQFHDPIMRNIEAFLTDTQKVVSGKVFVELLPYRFNIIGIESEHDLMSNKFGSYGEMNNTWSGEDVKGFSKIFGNQVMIWHKVNSHEG; this is encoded by the coding sequence ATGAAGAAGAAAGTTGTTTTAGCATTTAGCGGAGGTCTGGATACCTCGTTTTGTTGTATTTATCTTGCTCAGGACCGTGGACTGGAAGTTCATTCTGTGATTGTAAATACAGGTGGTTTTTCTGACGAAGAGCTAAAGGAAATAGAAAAACGTGCTTATGCCCTTGGTGTAGCTTCTCATGCAGTGGTGGATGAAACCGAAAACTATTATAACAGCTGTATCAGGTACCTGGTATTCGGGAATGTCCTTAAAAATGCAACCTACCCGCTTTCTGTGAGTGCAGAGCGTGTAAGCCAGGCTACGGCCATTGCCAATTATGTAAAAAAGATTGGGGCCGACTATGTAGCCCATGGTAGTACGGGCGCTGGTAACGACCAGGTTCGTTTTGACATGATCTTTAACATCATTATTCCTGAAGTAGAGATCATTACACCGATAAGGGATTTAAAATTATCCCGCGAAGCGGAAATAGAGTACCTGAATGCACATGGTGTTGAATATAGTGCCGAGAAAGCAAGATATTCTATAAACAAGGGGCTTTGGGGTACTTCTGTAGGCGGTAAAGAAACGCTGACCTCGAATGAAACTTTACCTGAAGAGGCCTGGCCTACCCAGGTTTCGGAAAGCAAGGCCCGTAAACTGGAGCTGAGTTTTGAAAAAGGGGAACTGGTAGCTATTGACGGGGAGAGGTTTGAACCGGTAAGGGCCATCCAGAAATTACAGGCTATTGCACAACCTTATGGGATTGGCCGTGACATTCATGTGGGCGATACGATTATTGGTATAAAGGGACGTGTAGGTTTTGAAGCTGCGGCCCCGGTACTGATCATTAAAGCGCACCATACCCTGGAAAAACATACATTAACCAAATGGCAGCTTTCCTGGAAAGAGCAATTGTCTTCTTTCTATGGTAACTGGCTCCATGAGGGGCAGTTTCATGATCCGATAATGCGCAATATAGAGGCTTTTTTAACGGATACACAGAAAGTGGTTAGTGGAAAGGTGTTTGTTGAACTGTTGCCTTATCGTTTTAACATCATCGGTATCGAATCGGAGCATGACCTGATGAGCAATAAATTTGGCAGCTATGGCGAGATGAACAATACCTGGAGTGGTGAGGATGTGAAAGGGTTCTCTAAAATTTTTGGTAACCAGGTCATGATCTGGCATAAAGTGAACAGTCATGAAGGTTAG
- the proC gene encoding pyrroline-5-carboxylate reductase encodes MNKFKGRVAILGSGNIGVSLAKGLVKSGYAEAGQISLTRRSAAGLTDLAEQGFAVSTDNAAVVANADIVVLAVLPQQLNNLLAQIGAVVDVQKHVFISVASGVSCADIRSKIGEDVQVVRAMPNTAIAIGQSMTCVATDNASQQNVEEVTRMFETVGSVVKINEDLMTSATALCACGIAFFLRAIRAASQGGVEIGFHADEALKMAVQTAKGAADLLLLMQSHPEQEIDKVTSPKGCTIAGLNEMEHNGFSSSLIKGIKLSAIKAGALYTKE; translated from the coding sequence ATGAACAAGTTTAAAGGCAGGGTTGCCATTTTGGGAAGTGGAAATATTGGTGTTTCTTTAGCAAAAGGCCTGGTTAAATCGGGTTATGCCGAAGCCGGACAGATCAGTTTAACAAGAAGAAGTGCTGCTGGTTTAACCGATCTGGCAGAACAGGGCTTTGCGGTAAGTACAGACAATGCCGCGGTAGTTGCCAATGCAGATATTGTTGTTTTAGCTGTACTGCCACAACAATTGAACAATTTGCTGGCACAGATAGGAGCGGTGGTTGATGTGCAGAAACACGTGTTTATTTCAGTTGCCTCGGGGGTAAGCTGTGCAGATATCAGGAGTAAAATAGGCGAGGATGTACAGGTGGTAAGGGCCATGCCAAATACGGCCATTGCCATTGGACAATCTATGACCTGTGTGGCAACGGATAATGCAAGTCAGCAAAATGTGGAAGAGGTAACCCGTATGTTTGAAACAGTAGGGTCTGTAGTTAAAATTAATGAAGACCTGATGACTTCTGCTACGGCATTGTGTGCCTGTGGTATTGCCTTCTTTTTACGGGCCATCAGGGCGGCCTCACAAGGAGGAGTAGAAATTGGTTTTCATGCAGATGAGGCGCTGAAAATGGCTGTGCAAACAGCGAAAGGTGCGGCAGATCTGCTTTTGCTGATGCAATCACACCCCGAGCAGGAAATAGATAAGGTAACTTCACCTAAGGGCTGTACCATTGCTGGATTGAACGAAATGGAACACAATGGATTTAGTTCTTCCTTAATTAAGGGGATTAAGCTCTCGGCAATTAAAGCCGGTGCTTTATATACAAAAGAATAA
- a CDS encoding N-acetyltransferase produces the protein MNINDFIVQVALPEHRVFAEEICEEMAESAKARGTGIAKRSPEYVAAKMADGKAVIAFHKDGSWAGFCYIETWTHGQFVANSGLIVSPKYRKAGLAHAIKEKIFELSRQKYPKAKIFGLTTGLAVMKINSDLGYEPVTYSELTQDEEFWKGCQSCVNFEILKMKERKNCMCTAMLYDPVEQKHDAAKKFAEELHKNPTLYERFMSIKQRLVLKSKPNKKGLKSLFFLFTVLFK, from the coding sequence ATGAATATAAACGATTTTATAGTGCAGGTTGCACTTCCTGAACATCGTGTCTTTGCAGAAGAGATCTGTGAAGAGATGGCTGAATCGGCGAAAGCACGAGGTACAGGTATCGCCAAACGCTCTCCGGAGTATGTAGCGGCTAAAATGGCTGACGGGAAAGCCGTTATTGCCTTTCATAAGGATGGCTCATGGGCCGGGTTCTGTTATATCGAAACCTGGACACATGGACAGTTCGTGGCCAATTCGGGCCTGATCGTAAGCCCTAAGTACCGCAAGGCAGGATTGGCGCATGCCATTAAAGAAAAGATCTTTGAACTTTCGAGGCAAAAATATCCTAAAGCGAAAATATTTGGCCTGACAACAGGACTGGCTGTAATGAAGATCAATTCAGATCTGGGTTATGAACCGGTTACCTATTCAGAGCTTACCCAGGATGAAGAGTTCTGGAAAGGCTGTCAGAGCTGTGTGAACTTCGAAATATTAAAAATGAAGGAACGTAAAAACTGTATGTGTACGGCGATGCTGTACGATCCGGTTGAGCAAAAGCATGATGCAGCAAAGAAGTTTGCCGAAGAACTGCATAAGAATCCTACATTATATGAGCGTTTTATGAGCATTAAGCAACGATTGGTGCTTAAGTCCAAACCCAATAAGAAGGGATTAAAATCTCTGTTTTTTTTATTTACTGTATTATTTAAATAG
- the argH gene encoding argininosuccinate lyase yields the protein MKIWQKNIDVNKDIEAFTVGKDRELDLQMAAYDVLGSLAHVEMLESIGLLTAAELAEIQKALKNIYAEIEAGKFVIEDTVEDVHSQVEWLLTQRIGDAGKKIHSGRSRNDQVLVDLKLYFRSCIEEMVGNTAVLFAQLIELSNTHAAKLLPGYTHLQIAMPSSFGLWFGAYAESLVDDMELMLAAWKVCNKNPLGSAAGYGSSFPLNRTMTTELLGFERLNYNVVYAQMGRGKTERILAQAMSALAASLAKMAMDVCLFINQNFGFISFPDELTTGSSIMPHKKNPDVFELIRSRCNKIQALPNEIAMMITNLPSGYHRDLQLLKENLFPAMVSLNECLQMTTYMLQNIRVKDGILDDKKYAYLFSVEVVNELALKGVPFREAYKIVGESIENGSFKPETQINHTHEGSIGNLCNAEITAMMDEVLSQFKFEQTHQAIEKLLA from the coding sequence ATGAAGATCTGGCAAAAAAACATTGATGTAAACAAGGATATTGAAGCTTTTACAGTAGGCAAAGACAGGGAACTGGATTTACAGATGGCGGCTTATGATGTTCTGGGCTCACTGGCGCATGTAGAAATGCTGGAAAGTATTGGCTTACTTACTGCAGCAGAACTTGCTGAAATACAGAAAGCGCTTAAAAATATATATGCAGAAATAGAGGCGGGTAAATTTGTTATTGAAGATACAGTAGAGGATGTGCATTCGCAGGTAGAGTGGCTGTTGACCCAGCGTATAGGTGATGCCGGTAAAAAAATCCATAGCGGACGTTCGCGTAACGACCAGGTGCTGGTTGACCTGAAATTGTATTTCAGAAGCTGTATTGAAGAGATGGTGGGCAATACTGCTGTGTTATTTGCACAGCTGATTGAGCTGAGCAATACCCATGCAGCTAAATTGTTGCCGGGGTATACCCATTTGCAGATTGCAATGCCTTCGTCCTTTGGTCTGTGGTTTGGTGCCTATGCAGAAAGTTTGGTTGACGATATGGAGCTGATGCTGGCAGCCTGGAAGGTATGCAATAAAAATCCATTGGGTTCGGCTGCGGGTTACGGTTCTTCTTTTCCTTTAAACAGGACGATGACTACTGAACTGCTGGGTTTTGAACGCTTAAATTACAATGTGGTTTACGCACAGATGGGCAGGGGCAAAACGGAAAGAATCCTGGCCCAGGCCATGTCGGCCCTTGCCGCATCGCTGGCAAAAATGGCCATGGATGTTTGTCTGTTCATCAATCAGAATTTTGGCTTTATCAGTTTCCCTGATGAACTGACTACCGGATCGAGTATTATGCCGCATAAAAAGAACCCGGATGTGTTTGAGCTGATCCGCTCACGTTGTAACAAGATCCAGGCCTTGCCTAACGAAATTGCAATGATGATCACTAACCTGCCTTCCGGCTATCACCGCGATCTGCAATTGCTAAAGGAAAATCTTTTCCCGGCTATGGTTTCTTTAAACGAATGCCTGCAGATGACTACTTATATGTTGCAAAACATTAGGGTTAAAGATGGGATACTGGATGATAAAAAGTATGCTTACCTGTTTAGCGTTGAGGTGGTGAATGAACTGGCTTTAAAAGGTGTGCCTTTTAGGGAGGCATATAAAATTGTTGGTGAGAGCATTGAAAATGGCTCGTTTAAGCCTGAAACACAGATTAACCATACCCATGAAGGCAGCATTGGCAATTTATGCAATGCAGAGATCACCGCGATGATGGATGAGGTATTGTCGCAGTTTAAGTTTGAACAAACACATCAGGCGATAGAGAAATTGCTGGCTTGA